Proteins encoded in a region of the Triticum dicoccoides isolate Atlit2015 ecotype Zavitan chromosome 3A, WEW_v2.0, whole genome shotgun sequence genome:
- the LOC119272319 gene encoding WUSCHEL-related homeobox 9-like yields the protein MEALSGRVGVKCGRWNPTAEQVKVLTELFRAGLRTPSTEQIQRISTHLSAFGKVESKNVFYWFQNHKARERHHHKKRRRVASCSPDSSSNEEETGRAAGRDAEPADLVLQPPESKREARGYNHHPRIMTCYVREVAEQEEATTWERPTREVETLELFPLKAACYDLELEADRFSRYVRGGEQQCREISFFDVATGRDPPLELRLCSFDRYLV from the exons ATGGAGGCGCTGAGCGGGCGCGTGGGAGTGAAGTGCGGGCGGTGGAACCCGACGGCGGAGCAGGTGAAGGTGCTGACGGAGCTGTTCCGGGCGGGGCTGCGGACGCCGAGCACGGAGCAGATCCAGCGGATCTCCACCCACCTCAGCGCCTTCGGCAAGGTGGAGAGCAAGAACGTCTTCTACTGGTTCCAGAACCACAAGGCCCGCGAGCGCCACCACCACAAGAAGCGCCGCCGCGTCGCCTCCTGCTCCCCCGACAGCAGCAGCAACGAGGAAGAGACCGGCCGTGCTGCTGGCCGCGACGCCGAGCCCGCCGACCTCGTGCTCCAGCCACCCGAGAGCAAGCGTGAGGCCAGAGGCTACAACCACCACCCCCGGATCATGACAT GCTATGTGAGGGAGGTGGCGGAGCAGGAGGAGGCGACGACGTGGGAGCGGCCGACGAGGGAGGTGGAGACGCTGGAGCTGTTCCCGCTCAAAGCAGCCTGCTACGACCTGGAGCTGGAGGCGGACAGGTTCAGCCGATACGTGAGGGGCGGCGAGCAGCAGTGCAGGGAGATCTCCTTCTTCGACGTGGCCACCGGACGGGATCCGCCGCTGGAGCTCAGGCTCTGCAGCTTCGATCGGTATCTGGTCTAG